From Novosphingobium decolorationis, one genomic window encodes:
- a CDS encoding M20 metallopeptidase family protein, producing the protein MNVFLEADCPAAISERIVALRRAIHAEPELGLHTPLTRDKIRAELADLPLAWEEGPSTTGLVATLQGGAGPGRSVLLRGDTDALAMPEETGLEFASTIPGVMHACGHDTHVAMLAGAARLLAEKADTLTGEVRFMFQPGEEGWHGARYMLDDGLLGGPGTARALPEAAFALHIMPNARHGMIGGRAGPLMASADQLAITVRGRGGHASMPHDTMDPMPVACEIVAAIQTMVARRFSVFDPVVVTISKITAGSAHNVIPDHVDMLGTMRSLSATNRARLREEVTALAAGIAGAHGLAAEVEIIEGFPVTVCDARAVDFGEGVARDLFGADTFERLANPIMGAEDFAYVLEKTPGAMFFLGVAAEGDDWSQCCGIHSTRMMVDESVLPRGALFLAGLAERYLARGFR; encoded by the coding sequence ATGAACGTATTCCTCGAGGCGGACTGCCCCGCCGCCATTTCCGAGCGCATCGTGGCCCTGCGCCGTGCGATCCATGCCGAGCCCGAACTGGGCCTCCACACGCCCCTGACGCGCGACAAGATCCGCGCCGAACTGGCCGACCTGCCGCTCGCATGGGAGGAGGGCCCCTCGACCACGGGCCTTGTCGCGACCTTGCAGGGGGGCGCGGGACCGGGGCGCAGCGTACTCCTGCGCGGCGATACGGACGCGCTCGCCATGCCCGAGGAAACCGGGCTCGAATTCGCCTCCACCATTCCGGGCGTGATGCACGCCTGCGGGCACGACACCCACGTCGCCATGCTGGCGGGCGCGGCGCGGCTGCTGGCGGAAAAGGCGGACACGCTGACCGGCGAGGTGCGCTTCATGTTCCAGCCCGGCGAGGAAGGCTGGCACGGCGCGCGCTACATGCTCGACGACGGCCTCCTGGGTGGTCCCGGCACGGCCCGCGCCCTGCCCGAGGCCGCCTTCGCGCTCCATATCATGCCCAACGCGCGCCACGGCATGATCGGCGGGCGGGCAGGGCCGCTGATGGCCTCGGCCGACCAGCTTGCGATCACCGTCAGGGGCCGGGGCGGACACGCCTCGATGCCGCACGACACGATGGACCCGATGCCCGTGGCCTGCGAGATCGTGGCCGCCATCCAGACCATGGTCGCGCGGCGCTTTTCGGTCTTCGACCCGGTCGTCGTCACCATCTCCAAGATCACCGCAGGCAGCGCGCACAACGTCATTCCCGACCATGTCGACATGCTGGGCACGATGCGCTCGCTCTCGGCCACCAACCGGGCACGCCTGCGCGAAGAGGTGACCGCGCTCGCCGCCGGGATCGCCGGTGCCCACGGCCTTGCCGCCGAGGTCGAGATCATCGAGGGCTTCCCCGTTACCGTGTGCGACGCGCGCGCGGTCGATTTCGGCGAAGGCGTGGCGCGGGATCTGTTCGGCGCCGACACTTTCGAGCGTCTGGCGAACCCCATCATGGGCGCCGAAGACTTCGCCTATGTGCTGGAGAAGACACCCGGCGCGATGTTCTTCCTGGGCGTGGCGGCCGAAGGCGATGACTGGAGCCAGTGCTGCGGCATCCACTCGACCCGGATGATGGTCGATGAGAGCGTGCTGCCCCGGGGCGCGCTGTTCCTGGCTGGGCTGGCCGAGCGGTACCTTGCGAGGGGATTTAGGTAG
- a CDS encoding carboxyl transferase domain-containing protein: MSGPVLPTTLDSSAPEAQARTRHNRALVEDLRERVAQAALGGSEKARERHEARGKMLPRTRVEALLDAGAPFLEIGQLAANGLYEDEVPGAGIIAGIGQVSGRTCMIFANDATVKGGTYYPMTVKKHLRAQEIAKACRLPCIYLVDSGGANLPNQAEVFPDRDHFGRFFFNQAQMSAAGIAQIASVMGSCTAGGAYVPAMSDETVIVREQGTIFLAGPPLVEAATGEVISAEELGGGELHARTSGVADHLADDDAHALSLVRDIVSHLGPGERANVERRAARDPLYPAEDLYALIPEDVRAPYEVREVIARLVDGSEFHEFKPLFGATLVCGFAHIHGFPVAILANNGVLFSESAQKGAHFIELACQRGIPLLFLQNISGFMVGGAYEAEGIAKHGAKLVTAVATAQVPKLTVIIGGSFGAGNYGMCGRAYDPRFLFTWPNARISVMGGEQAASVLATVHRDAKSWSEEEAEDFKAPIRAKYEAEGNPYYATARLWDDGVIDPAQTRDVLGLALGAALEAPFPARPQFGVFRM; the protein is encoded by the coding sequence ATGAGCGGGCCGGTCTTGCCCACGACGCTCGATTCCAGCGCCCCGGAGGCGCAGGCGCGCACCCGGCACAACCGCGCTCTGGTCGAAGATCTGCGCGAACGCGTGGCGCAAGCCGCGCTGGGCGGCTCCGAAAAGGCGCGGGAACGCCACGAGGCGCGCGGCAAGATGCTTCCGCGCACCCGCGTCGAAGCGCTGCTCGATGCGGGCGCGCCGTTTCTGGAGATCGGCCAGCTGGCCGCCAACGGCCTCTACGAGGACGAGGTGCCCGGCGCCGGGATCATCGCGGGGATCGGGCAGGTTTCCGGGCGCACCTGCATGATCTTCGCCAACGACGCGACGGTGAAGGGCGGCACCTACTACCCGATGACGGTCAAGAAGCACCTGCGCGCGCAGGAGATCGCCAAGGCTTGCCGCCTGCCGTGCATCTATCTGGTCGATTCGGGCGGGGCGAACCTGCCCAACCAGGCCGAGGTCTTCCCCGACCGCGACCACTTTGGCCGCTTCTTCTTCAACCAGGCGCAGATGAGCGCGGCGGGCATCGCCCAGATCGCCTCGGTCATGGGCAGCTGCACGGCGGGCGGCGCCTATGTGCCCGCGATGTCGGACGAGACCGTGATCGTGCGCGAGCAGGGCACGATCTTCCTCGCCGGTCCCCCGCTGGTCGAGGCGGCGACAGGCGAAGTCATCTCGGCTGAGGAACTGGGCGGGGGCGAACTGCACGCGCGGACCTCGGGCGTTGCCGATCACCTCGCCGACGACGATGCCCACGCGCTCTCGCTCGTGCGCGACATCGTCAGCCACCTGGGGCCGGGCGAGCGCGCCAACGTGGAGCGCCGCGCGGCGCGCGATCCGCTCTACCCCGCCGAGGACCTCTACGCGCTCATCCCCGAGGACGTGCGCGCGCCCTACGAAGTGCGCGAGGTCATCGCGCGGCTGGTCGATGGCTCGGAATTTCACGAGTTCAAACCGCTGTTCGGCGCCACGCTTGTCTGCGGCTTTGCGCATATTCACGGGTTTCCGGTTGCGATTCTCGCCAACAACGGCGTGCTCTTTTCCGAATCCGCGCAGAAGGGCGCGCACTTCATCGAGCTGGCCTGCCAGCGCGGCATTCCGCTCCTCTTCCTCCAGAACATTTCCGGCTTCATGGTCGGCGGCGCCTACGAGGCGGAAGGGATTGCCAAGCACGGCGCCAAGCTGGTGACGGCGGTCGCGACCGCGCAGGTGCCCAAGCTGACCGTCATCATCGGCGGCTCGTTCGGGGCGGGCAACTACGGCATGTGCGGGCGCGCCTATGACCCGCGCTTCCTCTTCACCTGGCCCAACGCGCGCATCTCGGTGATGGGGGGCGAGCAGGCCGCCTCGGTGCTCGCCACCGTCCACCGCGACGCGAAAAGCTGGTCGGAGGAGGAGGCCGAGGACTTCAAGGCGCCGATCCGCGCCAAGTACGAGGCCGAGGGCAACCCCTATTATGCGACCGCGCGGCTGTGGGACGATGGCGTGATCGACCCGGCCCAGACTCGCGACGTGCTGGGCCTCGCGCTTGGTGCCGCGCTGGAAGCGCCGTTTCCCGCAAGGCCGCAGTTCGGCGTGTTCAGGATGTGA
- a CDS encoding hydantoinase B/oxoprolinase family protein: protein MTDNWQFWVDRGGTFTDVVARAPDGRFERLKLLSEDPGRYEDAAVEAMRRLTGVEEGDLPPSELRLGTTVATNALLEGKGEPVLLAITRGFGDALRIGTQERPDIFARHIALPDPLAAKVLEIDERIGADGTVHRPLDEAAARAGLEAAFADGFRAIAVVLMHGYRHTQHEAALAQLAQEIGFAQVSVSHEVAPLIKLIARGDTSVVDAHLSPVLDRYIDGLEAGLGPHVDALYMQSNGGLTTGGMLRGKDAILSGPAGGIVGMAAIAKEAGFGEVVGFDMGGTSTDVSHYAGAYERDSETRVAGNRVRTPMMRIETVAAGGGSVCAFDGARFLVGPESAGAVPGPACYRRGGPLAVTDCNLLLGKLRPAHFPHVFGPEGDEPLSLEAAQARMDAILAEAKAATGRELTREEAAEGFLEIAVANMANAIKTVSLRRGHDVTRAAMVTFGGAGGQHACKVADALGVTTVLCHPLASVLSAYGMGLADRRVLHERTLGLDLAGESQAALDEAVSALGAAARADLAAQGVPEGTIALEASLAIRPRGSESTISVPLGDLTQMRAAFHEGWDHLFGFAPGEDLVAETLRVEAVAGGHAGGGAVMPLPATSGAAAETVPVWTGGARHQAPLYHRRDLAEGFTASGPLLVVDDVSTTVVEPGWSVRVDAVGNLILSRSTPQQSALSASTERDPVRLEIMGALFMAIAEEMGAALQQSARSVNIRERLDFSCALFDAAGNLIANAPHMPVHLGSMGESVRTVLERRGNAADGRGIRAGDAYVLNAPYDGGTHLPDITVVMPVFAEDGDDAPAWFVAARGHHADIGGISPGSMPPRSRTLDEEGVLIDNVLLVDRGTLEEAAMRDLLASGPHPSRAIEQNIADLRAQLAACRRGASELRRIAGEQGRAMVDAYMGHVQAYSEEAVRRLIERLTDGTFVLEMDNGAQIHVAVTIDRDTRSAVIDFAGTSPQLPDNFNAPLPVVRAAVLYAVRTLIDDPVPMNEGCLRPIAVRVPEGSMLHPVAPAAVVAGNVETSQAITDALFGALGAMAAAQGTMNNFTFGDAAHQYYETVAGGSGAGPDFDGTSVVQTHMTNSRLTDPEVLETNFPVLLEEFSIRTGSGGAGRHRGGDGAVRRVRFLAPMQAGILSQRRKVAPFGLAGGADGAAGINRIERADGTVEELGPTARVDLEPGDVFVIETPGGGGFGG, encoded by the coding sequence ATGACGGACAACTGGCAATTCTGGGTCGATCGCGGTGGCACATTCACGGACGTGGTGGCGCGCGCGCCGGACGGGCGGTTCGAGCGGCTGAAGCTCCTGTCCGAGGACCCGGGCCGTTACGAAGACGCGGCGGTCGAGGCGATGCGCCGCCTGACGGGTGTCGAGGAGGGCGATCTCCCGCCCAGCGAGCTGCGTCTGGGCACCACGGTCGCCACCAACGCGCTGCTCGAAGGCAAGGGCGAGCCGGTCCTGCTCGCCATCACGCGCGGTTTTGGCGATGCGCTGCGGATCGGCACGCAGGAGCGTCCGGACATCTTCGCGCGCCACATCGCTCTGCCCGATCCGCTGGCCGCAAAGGTGCTGGAGATCGACGAGCGGATCGGCGCGGATGGCACGGTCCATCGCCCGCTGGACGAAGCGGCCGCGCGTGCGGGGCTCGAAGCGGCCTTCGCGGACGGGTTTCGCGCCATCGCCGTGGTCCTCATGCACGGCTATCGCCACACGCAGCACGAAGCCGCGCTGGCCCAGCTCGCGCAGGAAATCGGCTTTGCCCAGGTTTCGGTCAGCCACGAGGTGGCCCCGCTTATCAAGCTCATCGCGCGCGGCGATACCAGCGTGGTCGATGCGCATCTCTCGCCCGTGCTGGACCGGTACATCGACGGGCTCGAAGCCGGTCTCGGGCCTCATGTCGATGCGCTCTACATGCAGTCGAACGGCGGGCTGACGACGGGCGGCATGCTGCGCGGCAAGGACGCGATCCTGTCCGGGCCTGCGGGCGGCATCGTGGGCATGGCGGCCATCGCGAAGGAGGCCGGTTTCGGGGAAGTCGTGGGCTTCGACATGGGCGGCACCTCGACCGACGTGTCGCACTATGCAGGCGCGTACGAGCGCGACAGCGAGACGCGCGTCGCGGGCAACCGCGTGCGCACGCCGATGATGCGCATCGAGACGGTGGCCGCGGGCGGCGGCTCGGTCTGCGCCTTTGACGGCGCGCGCTTCCTGGTCGGTCCGGAAAGCGCGGGCGCGGTGCCGGGCCCGGCCTGCTATAGGCGCGGCGGTCCGCTGGCGGTGACCGACTGCAACCTGCTCCTGGGCAAGCTGCGCCCCGCGCACTTCCCCCACGTCTTCGGCCCCGAGGGCGACGAGCCCCTCTCGCTCGAGGCCGCGCAGGCGCGCATGGACGCGATCCTGGCGGAGGCAAAGGCGGCGACGGGGCGCGAACTCACCCGCGAGGAGGCCGCCGAGGGCTTCCTGGAAATTGCGGTCGCCAACATGGCCAACGCGATCAAGACGGTCTCGCTGCGCCGGGGCCATGACGTCACCCGCGCGGCGATGGTGACCTTCGGCGGGGCGGGCGGGCAGCACGCCTGCAAGGTCGCCGACGCACTGGGGGTGACGACGGTGCTGTGCCACCCGCTGGCCTCGGTGCTCTCGGCCTACGGCATGGGCCTCGCCGACCGCCGCGTGCTGCACGAGCGCACGCTGGGTCTCGACCTCGCGGGCGAAAGCCAGGCCGCGCTCGATGAGGCGGTGTCCGCACTGGGCGCGGCTGCGCGCGCGGACCTTGCCGCGCAGGGCGTTCCCGAAGGAACCATCGCGCTCGAAGCCTCGCTCGCGATCCGCCCGCGCGGCAGCGAGAGCACGATTTCGGTGCCGCTCGGCGATCTCACGCAGATGCGCGCGGCCTTCCACGAGGGCTGGGACCACCTGTTCGGCTTCGCGCCGGGCGAGGATCTCGTTGCAGAGACTCTGCGGGTCGAGGCGGTCGCGGGCGGCCATGCGGGCGGCGGCGCGGTGATGCCGCTCCCGGCGACCTCGGGCGCGGCGGCCGAGACGGTGCCGGTGTGGACCGGCGGCGCGCGCCATCAGGCCCCGCTCTACCACCGCCGCGATCTTGCCGAGGGGTTTACCGCTTCGGGCCCGCTGCTCGTCGTCGACGATGTGTCCACCACTGTTGTCGAGCCGGGCTGGTCGGTGCGTGTCGATGCCGTCGGCAATCTCATCCTGTCGCGCAGCACGCCGCAGCAATCCGCGCTTTCTGCCAGCACCGAGCGCGATCCGGTGCGGCTCGAGATCATGGGCGCGCTGTTCATGGCGATTGCCGAGGAAATGGGCGCGGCGCTGCAGCAGTCGGCGCGCTCGGTGAACATCCGCGAGCGGCTCGATTTCTCCTGCGCGCTGTTCGATGCGGCTGGAAACCTCATCGCCAACGCCCCGCACATGCCGGTGCACCTGGGCTCTATGGGCGAATCCGTGCGCACCGTGCTGGAGCGGCGCGGGAACGCGGCGGATGGGCGCGGCATTCGGGCGGGCGACGCCTATGTCCTCAACGCGCCTTATGACGGGGGCACGCACCTCCCCGACATCACCGTGGTCATGCCGGTCTTCGCCGAGGATGGCGATGACGCGCCCGCCTGGTTCGTCGCCGCGCGTGGGCACCATGCCGATATCGGCGGGATCAGCCCGGGATCGATGCCGCCGCGCAGCCGCACGCTGGACGAGGAAGGCGTGCTGATCGACAACGTCCTCCTTGTCGATAGGGGCACCCTGGAGGAGGCGGCGATGCGCGACCTTCTGGCCTCCGGCCCGCACCCCTCACGCGCGATCGAGCAGAACATCGCGGACCTGCGCGCCCAGTTGGCCGCGTGCCGGCGCGGGGCCTCGGAACTGCGCCGCATTGCAGGCGAGCAGGGCCGCGCGATGGTCGATGCCTACATGGGCCACGTCCAGGCCTATTCCGAAGAGGCCGTGCGCCGTCTGATCGAGCGCCTGACGGACGGCACCTTCGTGCTGGAGATGGACAACGGCGCGCAGATCCACGTTGCCGTCACCATTGATCGCGACACGCGCAGCGCCGTCATCGACTTTGCCGGGACCTCGCCCCAGCTGCCCGACAACTTCAACGCGCCACTGCCGGTGGTGCGCGCGGCGGTTCTCTATGCGGTGCGCACGCTGATCGACGATCCGGTGCCGATGAACGAGGGGTGCCTGCGGCCCATCGCGGTGCGCGTGCCCGAAGGCTCGATGCTGCACCCGGTTGCGCCCGCCGCGGTCGTTGCGGGCAATGTCGAGACCAGTCAGGCGATCACCGATGCGCTGTTCGGCGCGCTGGGCGCCATGGCGGCGGCGCAAGGTACGATGAACAACTTCACTTTCGGCGATGCCGCGCACCAGTACTACGAGACGGTTGCGGGCGGTTCGGGCGCGGGGCCCGACTTCGACGGGACGAGTGTGGTCCAGACCCACATGACCAATTCGCGGCTGACCGACCCGGAAGTTCTGGAAACCAACTTCCCGGTCCTGCTGGAGGAATTCTCGATCCGTACCGGCTCGGGCGGGGCAGGGCGGCATCGCGGGGGCGATGGGGCGGTGCGCCGGGTGCGCTTCCTGGCCCCCATGCAGGCGGGCATCCTCTCGCAGCGCCGCAAGGTTGCGCCCTTCGGGCTGGCCGGCGGCGCCGATGGTGCGGCGGGCATCAACCGCATCGAGCGCGCCGACGGCACCGTCGAGGAGCTGGGCCCCACCGCCAGGGTGGACCTTGAACCGGGTGACGTCTTCGTGATCGAAACGCCCGGAGGTGGCGGCTTCGGGGGTTGA
- a CDS encoding DUF3088 family protein, which yields MAKDTLYVLDTDWADPALGGVRRFYCKDCVTVEGLLALFPERAAGIEVVRVPWPRPRAAVIDRLGEAHQDLPALAFAEGGFAGDIESVLAALHTRHGFPERHP from the coding sequence ATGGCCAAGGACACTCTCTACGTACTCGACACTGATTGGGCCGACCCGGCGCTGGGCGGTGTGCGGCGCTTCTACTGCAAGGACTGCGTGACGGTGGAGGGGCTGCTCGCCCTCTTCCCCGAGCGCGCGGCCGGAATCGAGGTGGTGCGCGTGCCCTGGCCGCGTCCGCGTGCGGCGGTGATCGACCGGTTGGGCGAAGCGCACCAGGATCTTCCCGCGCTGGCCTTTGCCGAGGGCGGCTTTGCGGGCGATATCGAAAGCGTGCTCGCCGCGCTCCACACTCGCCATGGCTTTCCGGAGCGTCACCCGTGA